One Williamsia phyllosphaerae DNA segment encodes these proteins:
- a CDS encoding enoyl-CoA hydratase encodes MFMRTYFRSFVAAAAVAAAMVTGGFATAAPAAAAPREKPVQGVTLYSNTVATFGDHDFCRGSANARYTSPKRGVLRLTLTSNGFIGNGAGWKKNPKCRVLFIASQVSSVSLLGETFIPATFGSKPGQKITRDVRTGSGLVQFGLAPYSANSPVRVLQGSGFTSYLLVP; translated from the coding sequence ATGTTCATGCGCACGTACTTTCGATCATTTGTGGCGGCGGCAGCGGTGGCCGCTGCAATGGTCACCGGAGGATTCGCCACTGCCGCGCCGGCTGCGGCCGCGCCGCGGGAAAAGCCCGTGCAAGGGGTGACGCTCTACAGCAACACTGTCGCCACGTTCGGGGATCACGATTTCTGCCGCGGTTCTGCCAACGCCCGCTACACCTCCCCGAAGCGCGGTGTCCTCCGACTGACACTGACCTCCAACGGGTTCATCGGTAACGGAGCGGGCTGGAAGAAGAACCCAAAGTGCCGAGTGCTGTTCATCGCCAGTCAGGTCAGTTCGGTGTCCCTCCTGGGCGAGACATTCATCCCGGCCACGTTCGGGTCCAAGCCCGGCCAGAAGATCACCCGCGACGTCCGCACAGGTTCCGGGCTGGTGCAGTTCGGCTTGGCGCCGTATTCGGCGAACTCACCCGTACGCGTCTTGCAGGGAAGCGGTTTCACCTCTTACCTTCTCGTGCCGTAG